One genomic segment of Helianthus annuus cultivar XRQ/B chromosome 14, HanXRQr2.0-SUNRISE, whole genome shotgun sequence includes these proteins:
- the LOC110942602 gene encoding uncharacterized protein LOC110942602 — protein MGESNRVRVLKRKEWGMKKKERDGFYLIRESQRERLELNPEVETGRGKNQELSFARAGDTRWSSHEKTLLRLLALYPTVIDVLEYIETLGFDCVHKSQADGLQIYMKSFKFVYYLHLMKHILGVTNTLCVALQRKDQDILNAVGMVKSTKEELQRYRLEGFDSLLKDVASFCDKYEIEMVNMEDEYVDPKHRRRKTNITNRHHYEVNNFNTVLDMQIQELGNRFSEVTTLLLTCMSSLIPCRNFSAFNITNLLKLADLYPYDFNFDEKDNLKYELGHYIVNVKEDARFANMNGVSDLAKKMVETRKHIDYPLVYRLIKLSLVLPVATASVERSFSSMKHVKTELRNRMGDGYMNDSCICYIEKEFFQQVSIDDVMQRFQKMKTRREQL, from the exons ATGGGTGAAAGCAATagagttagggttttgaagagaAAGGAATGgggtatgaagaagaaagaaagaGATGGATTCT ATTTGATAAGAGAAAGTCAAAGAGAGAGATTGGAATTGAATCCAGAAGTTGAAACCGGGCGAGGAAAGAATCAAGAACTATCATTTGCAAGAGCCGGAGATACACGTTGGAGTTCTCATGAAAAAACACTTCTTCGTTTGCTTGCTTTATATCCTACTGTTATTGACGTGCTCGAATATATAGAAACTTTGGGATTTGATTGTGTTCACAAAAGTCAAGCAGATGGACTTCAAATATACATGAAATCTTTTAAATTCGTATATTATTTACACTTGATGAAACACATCTTGGGAGTTACTAACACATTGTGTGTTGCTCTTCAAAGAAAGGATCAAGATATATTGAATGCGGTTGGGATGGTTAAATCAACTAAAGAAGAATTACAAAGGTATAGGCTTGAAGGTTTTGACTCACTTTTGAAAGATGTCGCTTCCTTTTGTGACAAGTATGAGATTGAAATGGTAAACATGGAAGACGAGTATGTTGACCCGAAACATCGGAGAAGGAAAACTAACATCACCAATCGTCATCATTATGAGGTTAATAATTTCAACACGGTTCTCGATATGCAAATTCAAGAGCTTGGAAACCGTTTTAGTGAGGTAACCACTTTGTTGCTTACATGTATGAGTTCTTTGATCCCGTGTCGTAATTTTAGTGCCTTTAATATAACAAACTTGCTAAAGTTGGCCGATTTATATCCGTATGATTTTAACTTTGATGAAAAAGACAATCTTAAATATGAACTCGGACACTACATTGTTAATGTGAAAGAAGATGCGCGGTTTGCCAACATGAATGGAGTAAGTGACCTTGCCAAAAAGATGGTGGAAACAAGAAAACATATTGATTATCCGTTGGTCTATCGTTTAATAAAGTTATCACTAGTTTTACCGGTTGCAACGGCTAGTGTGGAAAGAAGTTTTTCTTCAATGAAGCATGTGAAGACGGAATTGCGCAATAGGATGGGTGATGGATACATGAATGATTCTTGCATTTGTTACATTGAAAAAGAGTTCTTTCAACAAGTTTCCATCGACGATGTAATGCAACGttttcaaaagatgaaaactcGTAGGGAGCAACTATAA
- the LOC110942600 gene encoding uncharacterized protein LOC110942600, with product MEGVFIQSHCDKEDQVMFATGQLLRRAKDWWDTYSKEIDEDRVQTLTWQEFKQPFIKYHCPQSAVDRIQEDFLRLRQKDESIDEITNTFLDQLKFCREIVGTERKKIIRYHGMLKAEYREFMTPSKCETLDEIIDLARDREIELKRQTERGEKRQVEKGSTQGSSEKPKTQEQGKKEASKGGFSRCKTCGKPHSGECLLGRKGCYNCGQEGLPYYNCPNPKRVCYNCN from the coding sequence ATGGAGGGAGTGTTCATTCAAAGTCATTGTGATaaagaagatcaagtcatgtttGCCACGGGGCAACTTTTACGAAGAgctaaagattggtgggatacGTATAGTAAAGAGATCGACGAGGATAGGGTTCAAACCTTGACTTGGCAAGAATTCAAGCAACCTTTTATCAAGTACCATTGTCCACAATCAGCCGTGGATCGAATCCAAGAAGATTTTCTCCGACTCCGACAAAAGGATGAATCAATTGATGAGATCACAAATACCTTTCTTGATCAGCTGAAGTTTTGCAGAGAAATAGTCGGAACAGAGAGGAAGAAAATTATCCGTTATCATGGCATGCTTAAGGCTGAATatcgggagttcatgactccTTCTAAATGTGAAACTTTAGACGAGATTATCGATTTGGCAAGGGATAGGGAAATTGAGCTAAAGAGACAGACTGAACGCGGGGAGAAAAGGCAAGTAGAGAAGGGATCAACACAAGGTTCATCCGAGAAACCTAAAACACAAGAACAAGGAAAGAAAGAGGCTTCTAAGGGAGGGTTTTCACGATGTAAAACATGTGGAAAACCCCATTCGGGTGAATGTTTATTGGGAAGGAAAGGATGTTACAACTGCGGACAAGAAGGGCTTCCGTATTACAATTGCCCAAATCCCAAGAGAGTGTGCTACAACTGTAATTAA